GGGTCGCCGCGGCGCGCACGATCGCGTCGCGGAACGGCTGGTCCAGCTCCTGGGTCTCGGGCGCCAGCTCGCGAAACGGCACGAGACTGGAGTGGTGCGGGTTGGTCGCGGTGCGCCAGATCGACCAGGCGTCGTGCACGTCCTGGGCCGTGGTCTCCGCGCCGGTGACCAGGGCCAGCAGCGCGTACAGCCGGGCCAGGTCCGGCTCCAGGTGGCCGGCCTCCGCTTCGACGGTGTCGAGGGCGGCTTGGGCGTAGTTCGCAGCCACCTGGCGGGAGAACGCCAGCTCGCTCGTCAGCGCGTCGGCGAGGATTTCGGCGCCGAACTGGTCGTAGTCACCGATGTCGGCGTCGTCGAGGACGTTGACCAGCCGCCGGTGGGAGACAGGCGCGGTGGTGGGCTGGCCGTCGTGCAGCCAGGTGACGTTCCAGGTCTTCAGCAGCTCCGTCGCGATCTGCTCCTCGGCGTCGGCGGCCAGGTCGATCTCCTCATCGATCCAGGCCGCCAGCTCCTTGTGGTCGGCATGTGCGGGCACAGACACTCCTTCGTGGTCAGTCATCGGATATGGGTCAGGCGGCGCCGCGGGCCGCGCGTGCACGCACCGGGTCGGGGTCGGGCACGTGGTCGGGGCGGCCCGCCCGCTTCCACCGCTTGTGGCAGGAGGCGATCAACACCTCGCCGTTGGGGCCGGTGCCCTCGCGGCGGCCTGTGCGTCCGCAGTGCTCGCAGCGCCAGGCCGCATCCGCACGGTTGTCGCCGGTGACCGTGCCCGCCTGGGCGCGGCCGCGGCGGACCTTGCGGCGCTCGTCCTCGTCGAGGCCGCCCCATACCCCGTGCCGCTCCGGCACCGTGAGCGCGTGCTCCAGGCACTCCTGGCGCACCGGGCATCCGGCGCAGATCTGTTTGGCCTGCTGGCGCCGCTTCTCCCGTCGGCCGCGGCGCGCGTAATCCTCGGGGTCGAAAAACAACGCGGGGTCGGCGTCGTTGCAGGACCCGTCGACCTGCCAGCTGGTGTCGATTTGGGAGCGCAGCAGCCGCGGCGCCCGCTGCTCACCCGCGCGATTCGGCTGGGTCACCGCTCACCCTCCGCGGCGCGGATGCGGATGACGGCGCCCGGCTCGGTCAGCGCGTCCGGGTCGCGGGCGAGCACGTAGACCTTGGCGAGCCGCCCGTAGGCCACCACCTGCGCGTCGTCGCGCCAGACCCGGGCGGTGGTCAGCGCGTCCTCCGTGCTGCGGACGAGCTTCGACAGGTCCGGTTTCACGGCCGGGAACGCCGGCGCCGACGCCAGCACTCGGCGGCCGTACCGGCCGGTGCCCATGTGGGACTTGGGTCGCGCCAGGCTCAGCACCAGGTCCACCTCTAGGGCGCCCGCCAGCGGGAAACCGCGGCGGCCCCGCAGGTTCAGCACCTGGCAGGCGTAAGTGTGCACCCGGTCCCGCCACGGCTTCAGCAGCGCCGAGGACTCGTACATCTCGCCGTTCTTGCCCTTGCTCTTGGAACCCTGCGGAGCCGGGGTGCCAAGCACGGTCAGCTCGAACAGCACTCCGGCCCGGGTTGTTACCGTCATCGGTGGTCTCCTTCTTCATGTCGGGGGCGCCCGGCCCCTAGCGCGGGCGCCCCGTGCCGGAGTGGTCAGAACAGGGCGGGCTGATCCACCTGCTCGGCGTGTACGGCGGTGCGCCCCGGCGGTGTCGCCGCGGGCTGCGGCCGCTGACGGTGGCATTCACACGGGCACAGCCACCGGCAGGCCACCGGCGCCAGCCACACCTGCACCGGCGCCCGCGGCGACGGCCAGTACCGGACGTAGGCGTCCCTGTCGGTCAGATACGTCTCGCACTTGGGGTCGGCATAGACGCCCTGGCACTGGTTGTGGTTGCCGACGGCGCAGTGCCCGGCCGCGCCGAGCTGGCACCCGCACGTGTGCGTCAGTCCCGGAAGGGCTGCGTGGGCGCGGCGCATCCGCGGCGTCCAGGCGTTCTCGCGCACCCACGCAGCCGCGTTGCTACGCATCGCCCACCACCCCGGCCTCGGCCATAAGGTCGGCCATGGACAGATCCCCGCGGAACCTGTGGCCCAGCTCGGTCTCCAGGTCGGCGTACTCGCGGGCCAGGTCGGGGCGCAGCCGGCACGCCCGCACTAGGTCCGCGCGGGAGGCGAGCACACACAACGAGCACGACAGCCGCGTCATGCCCTCGTCATAGGCCGGGTGGTGCGGCACCCCGGAGGCGCGGATGCGGTCCCACACCTGGGCCTCGGTCCAGGTGTGGATCGGCAACCACCGGGTGATGCGCCGCCGCGTCGACGACCCGGCCGCACCCGACTCCACGTCCGGCTTGGCGTAGCGGGCCGCGGACTCCTGAGCGCGGATACCGAGGCAGTACAGGACCTCCACCGGCCGACCCTCCGTCGGGCGCAGCCCGCGGTCGGCGCGCCACCGGCGGCACAGGTCGGTGACGACCCGCATACCTTGGGACGTCTTCTGATCCGAGGTGCACCACCGCGCCTGGGAACTGGGGAACTTTCCGCGTTCGTGGCGGAGTTGCTGGAACAGCCCGCCCTGCTCCCGACGGGTGATCACCAGCGGGAACCCGTAGTGGTCAGCCTGCCGACGGGCGAGGTCGGCGGTGCCCGGCCACTCCACCGACAACCCGTTGTCGGTCTCGCCGAGGTCGTTGTGCACGACCGTCACCCGCTTTTTCACGCTGGCGTCAGCGGCGAGCTGGGCGACGTAGTCGAGCATCGCCTGGGAATCCTTGCCAGCTGAGGAGTTGACGACGACCACGTCATAGGCGGACAGGTCGGGGAGCTCCACCGGCAGGTCGAACAGGGTCGCGTCACGCATCGCCGTCCTCCCCGGTGGTGGGGGCGTGGTCGACGAAGGTGTCGAAGCGGGGGCGGCCACGCCGCACCGCGCCGGCGGCCAGTTCCGCGACCACCAACACCCCAGCGACCACCGCGGCCGCGTACACCAAGTAGGCGATGATCATGCGATCGCCTCCTGCGCCGCGGGCGGCAGCAGCGGCCAGTCCCGGTCGAAAGACACGTCGTTGCCCATGCGCCGCATGAACGCCTCCAGGTCCGCGACCTGGGCCGGGTACCACGTTGCCTGAGCGTCGTGCAGCTGCTCGGCGGTCATGGACCCGATTCGGGGGTGGGACTGGCCCACCGCGGCCGCGACCCGCAGGCTCATCAGCGCGTCGTAGAGCGCGCCGTGCGCGGCGTCGTCGTCCCAGCCGATGCCCCACTTGCGCGGCACCAGCGCCTGGACGCAGGTCTTCAGCGCGTGAGGGCCCTGATCGGGACCGGGCCGGCGGCGCTTGGGCTCCAGATGGCGCGACAGCACCAGGGTGTCGACCAGCGGCCGCAGCGGCCGCCCGAGCGACTCCGCGAGGCCGGCGCCGAGGTGGCGGCGGCATTCGCGGTCCAACATCGTGTAGTCATAGGGGGCGTTGTGGCCCACCACCGGTGTCCCGGCCGCCAGCGTCCGCCCGATGGTCGCCACAATGTCGGCCACCGCCTGTGCGGCGGGGGTGCCCTGGGCGCGCACCAGCTCGGTGGTGATGCCGTGCAACCCGGCGGCCTCCTGCGGCACCTCCACACCGGGGTCGACGAGCACCTCGACCGGGTCGGTCGCCAACCCGCCGCCGACGCTGGGCAGCGCGTACTGCACGATCCGGGCCTGCTCCGGCAGCTTGCTGGTGGTCTCCAGGTCGAAGCCGAGCATTCGCTGCTCGAACCAGCGCGTCTCGGTCATGCGGCACCGCCCCTCGAGAGCCGGGCATGGTCGACGGCGCGGCGCCGGTCGTCCTTCAGCGGGGTGGGCGGTTCGACGTAGGTGTGGAAGCCGGGGATCGCGGCGT
This is a stretch of genomic DNA from Streptomonospora litoralis. It encodes these proteins:
- a CDS encoding DUF7701 domain-containing protein — translated: MPAHADHKELAAWIDEEIDLAADAEEQIATELLKTWNVTWLHDGQPTTAPVSHRRLVNVLDDADIGDYDQFGAEILADALTSELAFSRQVAANYAQAALDTVEAEAGHLEPDLARLYALLALVTGAETTAQDVHDAWSIWRTATNPHHSSLVPFRELAPETQELDQPFRDAIVRAAATL
- a CDS encoding WhiB family transcriptional regulator; this translates as MTQPNRAGEQRAPRLLRSQIDTSWQVDGSCNDADPALFFDPEDYARRGRREKRRQQAKQICAGCPVRQECLEHALTVPERHGVWGGLDEDERRKVRRGRAQAGTVTGDNRADAAWRCEHCGRTGRREGTGPNGEVLIASCHKRWKRAGRPDHVPDPDPVRARAARGAA
- a CDS encoding RusA family crossover junction endodeoxyribonuclease, with translation MTVTTRAGVLFELTVLGTPAPQGSKSKGKNGEMYESSALLKPWRDRVHTYACQVLNLRGRRGFPLAGALEVDLVLSLARPKSHMGTGRYGRRVLASAPAFPAVKPDLSKLVRSTEDALTTARVWRDDAQVVAYGRLAKVYVLARDPDALTEPGAVIRIRAAEGER
- a CDS encoding DUF6248 family natural product biosynthesis protein, whose product is MRSNAAAWVRENAWTPRMRRAHAALPGLTHTCGCQLGAAGHCAVGNHNQCQGVYADPKCETYLTDRDAYVRYWPSPRAPVQVWLAPVACRWLCPCECHRQRPQPAATPPGRTAVHAEQVDQPALF
- a CDS encoding phosphoadenosine phosphosulfate reductase family protein, translating into MRDATLFDLPVELPDLSAYDVVVVNSSAGKDSQAMLDYVAQLAADASVKKRVTVVHNDLGETDNGLSVEWPGTADLARRQADHYGFPLVITRREQGGLFQQLRHERGKFPSSQARWCTSDQKTSQGMRVVTDLCRRWRADRGLRPTEGRPVEVLYCLGIRAQESAARYAKPDVESGAAGSSTRRRITRWLPIHTWTEAQVWDRIRASGVPHHPAYDEGMTRLSCSLCVLASRADLVRACRLRPDLAREYADLETELGHRFRGDLSMADLMAEAGVVGDA
- a CDS encoding exonuclease domain-containing protein, which produces MTETRWFEQRMLGFDLETTSKLPEQARIVQYALPSVGGGLATDPVEVLVDPGVEVPQEAAGLHGITTELVRAQGTPAAQAVADIVATIGRTLAAGTPVVGHNAPYDYTMLDRECRRHLGAGLAESLGRPLRPLVDTLVLSRHLEPKRRRPGPDQGPHALKTCVQALVPRKWGIGWDDDAAHGALYDALMSLRVAAAVGQSHPRIGSMTAEQLHDAQATWYPAQVADLEAFMRRMGNDVSFDRDWPLLPPAAQEAIA